One Sporosarcina sp. FSL W8-0480 genomic window, GATTTCATTTATATTTTCAAGATCGACCGGCTGCCCGTTGAAGTTTTTGATTGAGCGGCGGTTGACGATTGCGTCCCTAACCGATAGTGCTTGTTCATTCATAATTTCAGATTCTCCTTTTGATCATACTTCCAACTATTATACACAAATTCCACGCAACATCGAGGATGTCCCTCTTTTCACGGAGATATTCCGACATTTCTTCTATTTGGTATTTCTCTAAATTACTTTCCATAGTATAATAATAAAAGGAATGAAAGTTTTGAAAAAGGATGGCGGACAATGACTAAAAAACCGATTGCATGGATTACTGACAGTACTGCATTCATTACTGAAGAATTGAAACAAAACCCCGATTTTTATTCGATACCACTAAATATACATTTCGGGGAAAAACAATTTGTGGACGGTGTCGACCTTACACCGAGCCAATTATACGAAAATATTAAGAACGCAACTGAGTTTCCAAAAACATCACAACCTTCAGCAGGGGAATTTGCTGAGAAGTTCAAAAGGATTTCGGAAAACTATGAACAAGCAATTGCCGTTCATGTTTCATCCGAGTTAAGCGGAACACTCGCCTCTTCGATGGCAGGCGCTGAAATTGCTGAATTCCCAATAACGTTCATTGATTCCCTATCTGTTTCTTACGGCCTTACAGGTTTAATTGAAAAAGGGATGGAGTTACAGGATTCCGGAGCTTCTGTCATTGAAATCAAGGAAAGTCTTGATAAGATTGCAGGGTCATTAAATAACTTCATTCTTATCGGTCAATTGGAACAGCTATACAAAGGCGGGCGGATGAATGGCGTCCAATTTTTCCTTGGCAGCCTTTTAAAAGTGAAGCCAGTTATTCAAATTACAACCGATGGCAAATTAGAAGCGATTGAAAAAGTACGTTCGGAAAAGAAAGCGCTTCAATACTTGGTTGATAAAGTGCTTGAAGGGCATCCAACAGGCGAGGGCAAAATTTACTTGATGCAAGGTAATGTGTTAGAGCAAGCCAAGCAGTTGAAGCAAATGATTATCGATAAAGCCCCAGAAATCGGGGTAGAAATCGGGGATATTAGCTCCACACTCGCTGTCCATGCCGGCGAAGGAACGCTTGCAGTATTGTGGTATTAATCAAAAGCGGAGGGCGTCTGCTTAGAGACGATGGGCATAAGTCGAAGATGCGGCGTGGTGCCCGGAGTCTAAACGTTATACAGAAAAAAGACGGATTGCCAATTAAATCGGCTCCGTCTTTTTCCGTTTTAAGAGAACTGATCATTAATTTTAAAGAATGCATATTTCGCATTTTCCCGCCAAGCGTACGAATCCTTGTAATCCCACGTCCGATGATAGGCATCATACGTGTGTGCATTGACAAGTGGTGCACCGTTAATGTCCTTTGCGGTGACAATCGTCGAATGATCGTATCTCCCGTCCCCCTGGAAATCATAGAAAATAAGATCCCCTAAATCCAACTCATAAGGTGAACTTACCTTCTTTGCGGTCAACCCTTTTTTCGATGCTGCCACATACCAATGTAATGAGTGCGAAACCGACCAGCTGAAGCTCCAAGTCCCGCCTTGCAACCACCAGCCCCGCTCACGGTTCGGATACCCATGCATAGGCGCCCCACCTGCAAGCAAGCATTGCGAAATATAATTCGTACAGTCGACATCGAATGAAGGAAATGCCGGATTCCTGCCATTCCACCATTGATCCGCGTACCGTACCGCTGCCTCTCGATTGTACAATTTACATAAACACCCCCGTAATTCAATCGTATGATTCAATCATACCTATTCATTCGAGGGTATGAATAAAAAAGCAGCGACGATGAGTCTATTAGACAAAACAAAAAAGGAACCTTGCCAAATTCCTAATTTGACGAGGTTCCTTTGTTATGGAGCATACCGGGTTCGAACCGGTGACCTTCACACTGCCAGCGTGACACTCTCCCAGCTGAGCTAATGCCCCGTAAATCTGCTACAATATAAAGTATATCATGGTAAGCGAAAAAGACAATAGTTTGGGGGGATCTTCTTGCAGCATGCTGAACGGGAGATAACGGATCAGGTGAATCTTTGTGATCGTAAAGGGATGCTGAATCCTGAAGCGATTGGATATGCCCGCCGTCCGCTCATTATAAGCAATTTAAAGGGCCATTTTATGCGGAAAAAGAAATGGAATAATTGGTGTGTGTTTGGCGAGGATCTTCTTTTTTCTGCAACAATCAGCCATCTCGATTACGCAGCAGTTTGCTTTGTCTATATTCTTGACTACGAAACGCAGCGTTTCTATGAGAAGCAGATTGTACTACCGATTGGCCGAAAAGTGAAGATGCCGGAGGAAGTACTGGACAGTGTGAAATTCGTCAATGAACGGATTTCTGTTCAGCTTGTGCATATGCAAGGAGAGACCCACCTATCCGTTACAATCCCAGATTTTGATAATGAAGTGCTACACGCCGATTTGCATATCTTACATCCTGAGCATGACGACTCCCTCAACGTTGTCATCCCATGGAAAAGGGATCTGTTTCAGTTTACGGCGAAGCATCATTCATTGCCTACGACCGGTTTTGTAAAGATTGGGGATAAACGCTACAATTTCAATCCGGAGTATAGCTTTGCCGTCCTTGACTTTGGACGCGGAGTTTGGCCACGCGATGCAGAGTGGAATTGGGCAATGGCTTCCCAACGCTTAGGCGGCCGCCGAATCGGACTGAACTTCGGGGGCAAGTGGACAGATGGAACAGGTATGACTGAGAATGCTATATTTGTGGATGGCGAAATGACGAAGGTTCATGAGGATGTCATTTTTACGTATAATCCGGAAAACTTTATGCATCCTTGGCATATTCGAACGAAGTTTTCCGATCAAGTCGACATGACATTTTCTCCATTTTTCGAACGAACAGCGAGGACGAATGCGCAGCTTATCCAAACAAATGTCCATCAGTTAGTCGGCTATTTCAATGGCCGTGTCAAGTTGCACGACGGTTCATTTCTCCGCATCCGACAAATGTTGGGCTGCACGGAAGAGCATCGTGC contains:
- a CDS encoding DegV family protein; translated protein: MTKKPIAWITDSTAFITEELKQNPDFYSIPLNIHFGEKQFVDGVDLTPSQLYENIKNATEFPKTSQPSAGEFAEKFKRISENYEQAIAVHVSSELSGTLASSMAGAEIAEFPITFIDSLSVSYGLTGLIEKGMELQDSGASVIEIKESLDKIAGSLNNFILIGQLEQLYKGGRMNGVQFFLGSLLKVKPVIQITTDGKLEAIEKVRSEKKALQYLVDKVLEGHPTGEGKIYLMQGNVLEQAKQLKQMIIDKAPEIGVEIGDISSTLAVHAGEGTLAVLWY
- a CDS encoding amidase domain-containing protein — protein: MYNREAAVRYADQWWNGRNPAFPSFDVDCTNYISQCLLAGGAPMHGYPNRERGWWLQGGTWSFSWSVSHSLHWYVAASKKGLTAKKVSSPYELDLGDLIFYDFQGDGRYDHSTIVTAKDINGAPLVNAHTYDAYHRTWDYKDSYAWRENAKYAFFKINDQFS
- a CDS encoding DUF2804 domain-containing protein, which translates into the protein MLNPEAIGYARRPLIISNLKGHFMRKKKWNNWCVFGEDLLFSATISHLDYAAVCFVYILDYETQRFYEKQIVLPIGRKVKMPEEVLDSVKFVNERISVQLVHMQGETHLSVTIPDFDNEVLHADLHILHPEHDDSLNVVIPWKRDLFQFTAKHHSLPTTGFVKIGDKRYNFNPEYSFAVLDFGRGVWPRDAEWNWAMASQRLGGRRIGLNFGGKWTDGTGMTENAIFVDGEMTKVHEDVIFTYNPENFMHPWHIRTKFSDQVDMTFSPFFERTARTNAQLIQTNVHQLVGYFNGRVKLHDGSFLRIRQMLGCTEEHRAKW